The genomic window CTGGCAGTTCCCATTAGTTGAGCTGCAAAAGGATATTGATGAACAAATCAATAGTGATATTGATCGGTTTGGTATTCAGCTGACAAGCGGTCAGAATGAAGTCATCGATTTTGTGAAAGCCCGCTTACGTCAGCTACTATTAACGAAAAATATTCGTCATGACATCATCGATGCAGTAATTTCTGCTGAACAAAGAGACATGATGAAGCTTTTCGCAGCTGCCATGATTCTGAGAGAGCATTTGACTGATGCGGATTTCCGTCCTTCAGTCGAAGCACTGACACGTGTATTGAATCTTGCGAAGAAGAGTCGTGATTTATTTGGAGAAGAGCTGACTGTGAAAGAGCAGTTGTTTGAAAATGATTCTGAAAAAGCTTTGCACAAAGCAGTCAATGAAATAGAAGAGACTTTCAAAAACAACACAATGACCGAAAACTATCAAGCTCTTGTGGGATTGAAACCGTTGATTGAAGCGTATTTCGATCATACGATGGTGATGGTAGACGATGACCAAGTGAAAATGAACCGCTTGGCGGAGCTGAATCGTATCGCTCGCATGGTTCTATCCTTGGCAAGTTTAGATTTACTGAATGTGAAATAGGGAGTGAAAAGAAGAAACCGTGTTCTTTTGGAGCAGGTTTCTTCTTTTTTGTTTAAAGCTGAGTTCAACAATATAACGGACACAGAATAAATGATCGATTCATATATTTTGATGTGAAGAGTTATGGTATGATAGTGAAAAAATGACTATCGGGGAACAAAATTATGAAGATAAGAAACTATCAAGCTACCACAGATTACGAAGCTGTACTTGCGTTGAGTGAGCGGCTGGCAGATTTTGAACAGCCTATAAGAATCAGCAAAAAAGAATTGAAAAGGAAGCAAAGAGAGTGGCTTGCAACTGATCTGAATTCGTCGCTACAGTCACCAAAGAGTCATCTTTTAGTGCTTGCAAATGACGAAGGAACGATTCACGGTTTTTTAGAGCTATTGGAAGAAACCGATTGGCTCACAGATCAAAAGCAAGGCTATTTGTCTAGAATCTGTTTGGCAAAGGAAGCAGAAGGAATGGGGAACGGCAAGAAATTGATGCTTCTTGCTGAGGAGTGGGCGCGAGAACAAGGCTATACAGGTCTTACATTAATGGTTATGGCTGCCAATAATCATGCTCAATCTTTCTATCAATCACTGGGCTATGAAGTAGAAACAATGAAAATGCGTAAAGAATTGATGTAACTAAAAGGGACTGTGGCATTTTGGTATGCCTCAGTCCCTTTAAAACGGATAAACGGTGTTCCAGAAGCAACTTCTGTCACGACTTCTTTCGCTTATCTTTTATTTTGTTGTTTTCCAGCATTACGTCCACCTTTAGATGGTTGTTTGCTTAATGTGACATTTTTTTCCTCTGTAGGAGTAACATCTTTGATTGGCGTAATCACTTGTTTTGGTGGATTTTTTTTCATTTCTTCCGCAACTTGTGCTTTGATTCTTGGCTTCAATAGGATATTCGTGATAAATGTTTGGATACAACTGAAAACCCCTCCGACAACCCAGTACAAGGCAACACCTGCCGGGGATTGGAATGACATGAACACAATCATCAATGGAGAAACGATCAGCATAGATTTCATTGTTTTCTTTTGTTCCTCAGGAATCCCGATTGTTGAGATATACCCTTGAATTAGGTAGGCAACCCCAGCAAGAATGACGAAAACGATACTTGGCTGACCAAGGTTGATGCCAAAAAAGTTCGCTTCACTGATACCTTCAGTGTATCTTGCTGCAAAGAACAATGCTGAGAAGATTGGCATTTGAATCAGTAATGGTAAACAACCGATACCGCCCATCATGCTCACGTTGTTTTCTTTGTAAACGCGTTGTACTTCCATTTGTGCTGCAGCTTGTTCTTCTCTTGTTGTTGCTTGTTTCAGTTTTTCTTGGGCCGCATCAATTTGCGGTTTAATGGCTTGCATTTTTTCGGTTTGGATCATGCTCTTACGTGATTGATTCAAGCCAATCGGCAAAATAATCAGACGTACAACAATTGTAATGACCACGATTGCCCAACCATAGTTCCAGTTGAAGTTCTCTACCAGATATGTAATCATGTTGCTCATAGGCTGAACTAAGTAATTATAGACAAACCCTTCACCAGTTGGCAGTCCGTCACTACCGGTTTTCACACATCCTGATAGAAATAACATCAATGTAATAAGTCCTGAACCAAGTAGCCATTTATTAAATTTCTTCATAAACTTCTTCCCTTTTCTAAAATTTGCACAAATTTAACTATACTTCAAATTCATTGTTTTTTCAATAATAATTCAGAAAACTACAGGAATCTTATGGAATATAGGATGATTCTTGTTAAGAACCATCTTTCTCTTAGTCAAAGCTTTTTTTGGCAATGAAAAAACAGAGACTAAGGCAAGAGCTGCTTTAATCTCGTAGCTGTTTTTTTAGAAAAATAATGGTCCATTGTTTTTTTCATAAATACCACTCAATTGGTTACCTTGAATGTTAAATAGTCTTCGATCAATGGGTCATCTTGGATATCAATGTAGGTAACTCGACCAGATGGTGTAGGCGAATCCTTGATTTTTTTGATGAAAAGATCCATCTGATCTAACTGTCCCACAGCTTCGATCGACACAGAACCATCGTCTTCATTTCTGACTGTACCGGTGATGCCGATTTGGTCAGCAACCATCTTTGTCATATAGCGAAAGCCGACACCTTGAACACGGCCTTGTACGTTCATTCTAACTTTTCTCATGTTCATCCCTCCGTGATTTATGTATATAATCAATGATAGCGTTTTTTTGTCCTTCCTTCAAGTTTTGTCTCATGCTCTTAATTGAAGCATGGTATAATAACAAACGAGGTGAGCGCATGAAAGAAATCACATCCAGTAAAAATGAATGGATCAAAAATATTAAGAAGTTACATCGAAAAAAACATAGAGAAGATATGCAGCAATATTTGATCGAAGGGTTTCATTTAGTCGAAGAAGCAATAAACTATGAGGCATCGGTCGATACAATTCTCCTAACGGCACGCGGGAAAAAAGAATGGTCAGAATGGCTTGAACAACAGGACGACGAGAAGATCGTATTAGTCAGTGATGAGGTCATGAAAAGCTTGTCCGACTTACCGACACCACAAGGGATAGTGGCAGTAGTGGATATGCCATCTAGTGAGGAAGAGGTTTTAGCTGATTTGACCGGTTCTTGGTTGGCCTTGGATCAGGTACAGGATCCGGGAAATGTCGGAACGATGGTTCGAACAGCGGATGCTGCTGGTTTTTCCGGTGTGATAATCG from Enterococcus sp. 9E7_DIV0242 includes these protein-coding regions:
- a CDS encoding TrmH family RNA methyltransferase, producing the protein MKEITSSKNEWIKNIKKLHRKKHREDMQQYLIEGFHLVEEAINYEASVDTILLTARGKKEWSEWLEQQDDEKIVLVSDEVMKSLSDLPTPQGIVAVVDMPSSEEEVLADLTGSWLALDQVQDPGNVGTMVRTADAAGFSGVIIGDGAADVYSTKVLRAMQGSHFHLPIIRGELLPLIERFKREGCAVYGTELNEEAVQYTDIEPMSDFLLIMGNEGSGVDSEILKQTTKNLYIPIKGKAESLNVAIAAGILMYSLSIK
- a CDS encoding acylphosphatase — protein: MRKVRMNVQGRVQGVGFRYMTKMVADQIGITGTVRNEDDGSVSIEAVGQLDQMDLFIKKIKDSPTPSGRVTYIDIQDDPLIEDYLTFKVTN
- the yidC gene encoding membrane protein insertase YidC, encoding MKKFNKWLLGSGLITLMLFLSGCVKTGSDGLPTGEGFVYNYLVQPMSNMITYLVENFNWNYGWAIVVITIVVRLIILPIGLNQSRKSMIQTEKMQAIKPQIDAAQEKLKQATTREEQAAAQMEVQRVYKENNVSMMGGIGCLPLLIQMPIFSALFFAARYTEGISEANFFGINLGQPSIVFVILAGVAYLIQGYISTIGIPEEQKKTMKSMLIVSPLMIVFMSFQSPAGVALYWVVGGVFSCIQTFITNILLKPRIKAQVAEEMKKNPPKQVITPIKDVTPTEEKNVTLSKQPSKGGRNAGKQQNKR
- a CDS encoding GNAT family N-acetyltransferase, yielding MKIRNYQATTDYEAVLALSERLADFEQPIRISKKELKRKQREWLATDLNSSLQSPKSHLLVLANDEGTIHGFLELLEETDWLTDQKQGYLSRICLAKEAEGMGNGKKLMLLAEEWAREQGYTGLTLMVMAANNHAQSFYQSLGYEVETMKMRKELM